A region of Porites lutea chromosome 13, jaPorLute2.1, whole genome shotgun sequence DNA encodes the following proteins:
- the LOC140922766 gene encoding YY1-associated factor 2-like isoform X2, with protein MDENYWDCSVCTYRNGAEAFKCAMCDVRKGTSTRKPKLNSQLVAQQVAQQFVTSPPPLKKVMTKKPFKKSRPKLKNVDRSSAQHMAVTVGNITVIITDYKLLKPENSPSMTPERNSPAPTSEDNADPGPSLGTEHSNGVSNQEGSS; from the exons ATGGATGAAAATTATTGGGATTGCAGCGTTTGCACGTACAGAAATGGGGCCGAAGCTTTTAAATGCGCCATGTGTGATGTGAGAAAAGGAACTTCTACCAG GAAACCAAAACTTAATTCTCAGTTAGTGGCTCAGCAAGTCGCACAGCAGTTTGTTACATCACCACCGCCACTAAAAAAAGTCATGACAAAGAAACCATTTAAAAAGTCCAG GCCAAAACTAAAAAATGTTGACAGAAGCAGTGCACAGCATATGGCCGTCACCGTAGGAAATATAACAGTcattataacagattataaaCTTTTAAAACCAGAGAATTCACCATCAATGACCCCGGAAAGGAATTCACCTGCACCCACATCCGAAGACAATGCTGATCCTGGTCCATCACTTGGCACAGAACATAGTAATGGTGTTAGTAATCAGGAAGGTAGTTCATGA
- the LOC140922766 gene encoding YY1-associated factor 2-like isoform X1, translating to MEEKLDKKIPVKIRKVLRPGMDENYWDCSVCTYRNGAEAFKCAMCDVRKGTSTRKPKLNSQLVAQQVAQQFVTSPPPLKKVMTKKPFKKSRPKLKNVDRSSAQHMAVTVGNITVIITDYKLLKPENSPSMTPERNSPAPTSEDNADPGPSLGTEHSNGVSNQEGSS from the exons ATGGAAGAGAAGCTGGACAAGAAAATCCCTGTAAA GATTCGCAAAGTATTACGACCAGGAATGGATGAAAATTATTGGGATTGCAGCGTTTGCACGTACAGAAATGGGGCCGAAGCTTTTAAATGCGCCATGTGTGATGTGAGAAAAGGAACTTCTACCAG GAAACCAAAACTTAATTCTCAGTTAGTGGCTCAGCAAGTCGCACAGCAGTTTGTTACATCACCACCGCCACTAAAAAAAGTCATGACAAAGAAACCATTTAAAAAGTCCAG GCCAAAACTAAAAAATGTTGACAGAAGCAGTGCACAGCATATGGCCGTCACCGTAGGAAATATAACAGTcattataacagattataaaCTTTTAAAACCAGAGAATTCACCATCAATGACCCCGGAAAGGAATTCACCTGCACCCACATCCGAAGACAATGCTGATCCTGGTCCATCACTTGGCACAGAACATAGTAATGGTGTTAGTAATCAGGAAGGTAGTTCATGA